In Sphingopyxis sp. CCNWLW2, a single window of DNA contains:
- a CDS encoding DUF465 domain-containing protein: protein MSTSHLSTLKSRHADLDAKIANEERRPAPDTGVVAQLKKQKLKLKEEMLAIA from the coding sequence ATGAGCACGTCGCACCTTTCCACCCTGAAGTCCCGTCACGCGGACCTCGATGCGAAAATTGCGAATGAAGAGCGCCGTCCCGCCCCCGATACCGGAGTCGTCGCGCAGCTCAAGAAGCAGAAGCTGAAACTCAAGGAAGAGATGCTCGCGATCGCCTGA
- a CDS encoding PilZ domain-containing protein, which translates to MDEEVAALSRGADRDSLFLQAGLILPGSPDPVTVRVRNLSPGGMLAEANVKVAQGAAVEVNLRNVGPVAGRVIWVGEGKFGIAFDRPVDPQAVRRQVVSESDLPPHLRRTGLEKGPLYRRR; encoded by the coding sequence GTGGACGAGGAAGTCGCGGCGCTGTCGCGCGGTGCCGATCGCGACAGCCTGTTCCTGCAGGCCGGGCTGATCCTGCCCGGCAGCCCGGACCCCGTCACCGTGCGCGTGCGCAACCTGTCGCCCGGCGGCATGCTGGCCGAGGCGAACGTCAAGGTCGCGCAGGGCGCGGCGGTCGAGGTCAACCTGCGCAATGTCGGCCCGGTCGCGGGCCGCGTGATCTGGGTAGGCGAGGGCAAGTTCGGTATTGCGTTCGACCGTCCGGTCGACCCGCAGGCGGTACGTCGTCAGGTGGTTTCAGAGTCCGATTTGCCGCCGCATCTTCGGCGCACGGGCCTTGAGAAAGGGCCCCTCTATCGCCGGCGCTGA